In the Mycolicibacterium thermoresistibile genome, one interval contains:
- a CDS encoding oxygenase MpaB family protein, which produces MRLRWGPPRHPTRVVDLLNPAAALLPAANVIMQLALPGVGYGVLESPVDSGNVYKHPFKRARTTGTYLAAATMGTEADRRLIRDAVNTAHAQVRSTPTSPVSYNAFDPKLQLWVAACLFRYYIDMHEFLYGPLDDADADAVYRDARTLGTTLQVREDMWPPDRQAFDEYWKRSLDELRIDPPVREHLLGVAAMAFLPTPVSATLGRFNLFATTGFLPPEFRDQMKLDWSGAQQRTFERLLAALRIADRVIPREAWQFGYRLYLWDMRIRARLGRRVV; this is translated from the coding sequence TGCCCGCGGCCAACGTGATCATGCAGCTGGCGCTGCCCGGGGTGGGCTACGGGGTGCTGGAGAGCCCGGTGGACAGCGGCAACGTCTACAAGCATCCGTTCAAACGGGCCCGCACCACCGGTACCTACCTGGCGGCGGCGACGATGGGCACCGAGGCCGACCGCCGGCTGATCCGCGACGCGGTCAACACCGCACACGCGCAGGTCCGGTCCACCCCTACGAGCCCGGTGTCCTACAACGCCTTCGACCCGAAGCTGCAGCTGTGGGTGGCGGCCTGCCTGTTCCGCTACTACATCGACATGCACGAGTTCCTCTACGGCCCGCTCGACGACGCCGACGCCGACGCGGTGTACCGCGACGCCCGCACGCTGGGCACCACGCTGCAGGTGCGGGAGGACATGTGGCCGCCGGACCGGCAGGCGTTCGACGAGTACTGGAAGCGGTCTCTGGACGAGCTGCGCATCGATCCGCCGGTGCGCGAGCACCTGCTCGGGGTGGCCGCCATGGCGTTCCTGCCGACACCGGTCTCGGCGACGCTGGGCCGGTTCAATCTGTTCGCCACCACCGGTTTTCTGCCGCCGGAATTCCGCGACCAGATGAAGCTGGACTGGTCCGGCGCGCAGCAGCGCACCTTCGAGCGGTTGCTGGCGGCGTTGCGCATCGCCGACCGGGTGATCCCGCGGGAGGCGTGGCAGTTCGGCTACCGGCTGTATCTGTGGGACATGCGGATCCGCGCGCGCCTCGGACGGCGGGTGGTGTAG